In Phycodurus eques isolate BA_2022a chromosome 10, UOR_Pequ_1.1, whole genome shotgun sequence, a genomic segment contains:
- the ogna gene encoding osteoglycin, paralog a, protein MASSMRALVLTCMVLAPWLGAGSAAGFHGDARLVARATPGRHLAGFFGNYFQSTRARRALPSADEPDDSPIPAGGDASDLPTCLLCVCLTGSVYCEEVSPDMTAVPTLPKETAYLYARFNKIKKINTRDFADIVTLKRIDLAGNLISEIEDGAFAKLPLLEELSLADNRLVRLPALPAKLMSFNANNNLLKTKGVKATAFKKLTRLVNLYLADNEMEAVPQIPEMVRTLHLQNNNITDVNINTFCRANDTYYLRPSLSEVRLDGNPVVLSKYPDSFTCMKVLPIGRYR, encoded by the exons ATGGCGAGCAGCATGAGGGCGCTCGTGCTGACGTGCATGGTGCTGGCGCCGTGGCTGGGAGCCGGCTCGGCCGCGGGCTTCCACGGGGACGCTCGGCTCGTGGCGCGGGCCACGCCCGGAAGGCACCTCGCCGGCTTCTTCGGCAACTACTTCCAATCGACGCGGGCAAGG AGAGCGCTGCCTTCGGCCGACGAACCAGACGATAGCCCCATCCCGGCGGGGGGAGACGCATCAG ACCTGCCCACTTGTCTGCTGTGCGTCTGCCTAACCGGCTCGGTGTACTGCGAGGAAGTCAGCCCGGACATGACCGCCGTTCCCACCCTGCCCAAGGAGACGGCCTACCTGTACGCCCGCTTCAACAAAATCAAAAAGATCAACACCAGGGACTTTGCTGACATCG TGACGCTGAAGAGGATCGACCTGGCGGGGAACCTGATTTCAGAGATCGAGGACGGGGCGTTCGCTAAGCTGCCGCTGCTGGAGGAACTGTCTCTGGCGGACAACAGGCTCGTCAGGCTTCCGGCGCTCCCCGCCAAACTGATGTCGTTCAACGCCAACAACAACCTCCTGAAGACCAAGGGTGTCAAAGCTACTGCTTTCAAG AAACTGACCAGGCTAGTCAATTTATACCTGGCTGACAACGAGATGGAGGCAGTTCCACAGATCCCAGAGATGGTTCGGACCTTACATCTTCAG AACAACAACATCACAGATGTCAACATCAACACCTTCTGCAGGGCTAACGACACCTACTACCTTCGACCCAGCCTCAGCGAAGTCCGTCTGGATGGAAATCCCGTGGTCTTGTCCAAGTACCCCGACAGCTTCACCTGTATGAAAGTACTGCCTATCGGACGGTACCGGTGA